CTGCAGGAGCGCGTGAAGCGCGAGCGCCCCCTGCGCCCGCTGCTGGGCCTGCCGGGAGGCGTCCAGGGCGGACGCACCGAGCACCTCGTGGACGGCGTTTCCAAAAGCATGGACACGCGCGGCCCCGGCTTCGCGGGGTCCCTGGCGCGCGGCACGGCCGCCGCGCCCCCGCACTTCGAGGGCAACCGCTCCCGCCTGATGTGGACGCCCCCCGCCGCGCGCATCGAGGTGACCCAGCGCGACAGGACCCTGGCCGAGACCCTGGCCGAGCGCTTCGGCCCCGGCATCGAGCAGCAGGAACCCGTCTCGGACATGCTCACCCTGAGCGTGCCCCGCGAGAAGGCCCACGACGTGCTGGCCTTCCTCAAAACACGCCCCCGCTCGCCCTACCGCCGCCTGGAAGACGTGACCGCCGTGGACGAATCGGCCCGGCAGTCCAGGGAAGGCCGCCCCGATTTCCACCTGGTGTACACCCTGCTCAACTTCCGCGAGGCCGCGAGGCTGCGCCTGAAGGTCCCCCTGGCAAAGGACGGCCCGGCCCCCGACAGCGTGACCGACCTCTGGGAAAGCGCCGACTGGTACGAGCGCGAGGTCCACGACATGTTCGGCGTCGGCTTCGCCGGGCACAAGCGCCTGCGCCCGCTCATCGCGCCGCCCAACTGGCCGGGGCATCCGCTGCTCAAGGGGCACCCGCGCCGGGCCACGCTCATGAAGCCCTTCACCCGGGAGGATCTCCCGGCCCTGGAGCCCGTGGACGCCCTGGAGCTTCTGGGCAGGCCTCTGGACGACGAGGAGATGCTCCTCAACTTCGGCCCCCACCACTACGGCACCCACGGCGTGATGCGCTACGTGCTGGCCCTGCACGGCGAGACCATCAACGCCATGGACATCGAGATCGGCTACCACCACCGGGGAGTGGAGAAGATCGCCGAGCACCAGCACTGGCATCAGTTCATCCCCTACACCGACCGCGTGGACTATCTCTCCGGCGTGGCCAACAACCTCTCCTACGTGATGGCCGTGGAGCAGCTGGCGGGCATCCGGGTCACGGACCGGGCCTGGGCCATCCGGGTGATGCTCTGCGAGTTCTTCCGGCTCTCCAACCACCTGCTCTTCTACGGCACCCTGGTGCAGGACCTGGGGCAGATGTCCGCCATCTTCTACAGCTTCCGCGAGCGCGAGATGGTGCTCGACATCATCGAGACCATCACCGGCGGGCGGCTGCACCCCTCCTGGCTGCGCCTGGGCGGCGTGGCCCAGGACCTGCCCGCAGGCTGGAAGGACATGGTGGACCGCTTCATCAAGGTCTTCCCGGCGCGCATCAAGACCTACGAGGCCCTCTTCAAGGACAACCCCATCTTCGAGGCGCGCACCAAGGGCGTAACGGCCGTCACCCGCGAGCAGGCCATGGACTGGGGCATCTCCGGCCCCAACCTGCGCGCCTGCGGCGTGGACTGGGACCTGCGCAAGAAGATGCCCTACGGCCCCTACCCATCGCTCAACTTCGACGTGCCGACAGGAACCACCGGAGACTGCCACGACCGCTACCTGGTGCGCATGGAAGAGATGCGCCAGAGCCTGCGCATCATCGAGCAGATCGCGGCCGACATGCCCCCCGGACCCGTGGCCAGCCCCGACTCCCGCTACTGCCTGCCCGACAAGGCGCGCAGCCTCAAGGACATCGAGAGCGTGATCCACCATTTCGTCAACGTCTCGCGCGGGCCGACCATGCCGCGCGGCGAGTGCTACCACGCAACGGAGGCCCCGCGCGGCGAGCAGGGCTACTACGTGGTTTCCGACGGGCTCACCACGCCCTACCGCCTGCACATCCGCTCGCCGGGCTACGCCAACGTCCAGGCCGCGCGTTTCTTCACGCCCGGCCACACCATCCCGGACCTGGTGGCCACCCTGGCCTCCCTGGACTACATCCTGCCGGACATCGACCGCTGAAGGAGCGAGCCCACGCATGCTGCCCGACGAGCTGGAAAAAACCCTGGACGGCTTCGTCCACCACGCCGACCACCTGCGCGAGGCCGCCGTGGACGTGCTCTACGCCCTGCAGAACCACTACGGCTACCTCTGCGACGAGGCCCTGGAAGAGGCCGGACGACGCCTGGACATGACCCCCGCCGAAGTGGAGGAGCTGGCCACCTTCTACGACTTCCTCTACCGAGAACCCGTGGGCCGCTACGTGATCCACGTCTGCGACGGCGTGGTCTGCTGGATGCACCGCGTGGACGGCGTGTTCCGCCACCTCCAGGACGTGCTGGGCATCGAGGTGGGCGGCACCACCCCCGACGGCATGTTCACCATCCTGCCCACGGCCTGCATCGGAGACTGCCAGAACGCCCCGGGCATGCTGGTCAACGGCAAGTACTACGGCAGGCTGACCAACGAGAAAATCGACGAGATCCTCGCCCGGCTGCGCGAACACGGCGAAGAGATCGTGGTGTGCAGGTGAACCATGGCTGAACCGGTCCTGTTCAAGCACCGTCGCGGCAGACGCCACGCCTCCCTGGAAGACTACGTGGCCGACGGCGGCTACGAGGGCCTGAAGAAGGCGCTCGCCTCCATGGCCCCGGCCCAGGTGATCCAGGAAGTGCTCGACTCCGGCCTGCGCGGCCGGGGCGGCGCGGGCTTCCCCGCCGGGCGCAAATGGGGCGGCGTGCCCCCTGACGGCGAGCACCCGCGCTACATGCAGTGCAACGCCGACGAGATGGAGCCCGGAACATTCAAGGACCGCCTGATCATCAACGCCGACCCCCACCTGCTCCTCGAAGGCATGGCCCTGGGGGCTTACGCCATCGGAGCCTCCAAAGGCATCATCTTCATCCGCCCCTCCTACGAGCTGGAGGCGGAACTGCTCACCCTGGAGATCGAGCGGGCCAGGGAGGCCAACTTCCTGGGCCGCAACATCCTGGGCACGGACTTCTCCTTCGACATCATCGTGCACCGCTCCGCCGGCCGCTACATCTGCGGCGAGTCCGGGGCGCAACAGCGCGCCGTCATGGGCGTGCGGCCCAACCCCATCGAGACGGGGTACCGCTCCGCCGTGCGCGGCCTGTGGAACAAGCCCACCGTGGTGAACAACGTGGAGACCCTGGCCCACGTGCCGGGCATCGTGCGCAACGGGGCCGCGTGGTTCAAGGGCCTGGCGCTCACCCCGGGCGGAGACGGCACCAAGCTCTTCCCCGTCTCCGGCATGGTGGCCAACCCCGGCTGCTTCGAGCTGCCCTCGGGCGTCACCCTGCGCGAGATCATCTTCACCCACGCCGACGGCATGCTCCCGGGCAAGCGCTTCAAGGCGGCCCTGCCCGGCGGCACCTCCACCAAGTTCATCCCCGAGCGCCTGCTGGACATGCCCATGGACTTCCAGTCCATGCGCGAACAGGGCTACCGCCTGGGCACAGGCGCGGTCATCGTCTTCGACCAGGACACCTGCCTGGTGGCCGCCACGCTCAACATGATGCACTACTTCGCACGCGAATCCTGCGGCTGGTGCACCCCCTGCCGCGACGGCCTGCCCCTGGTGCTGGACCTGCTGGGACGCATCGAGGAGGGCTCCGCCACCCGCGAGGACGTGGCCGAACTGGGCCGCACCGTGGCCTTCATGGACCACGCCAACTGCGCCTTCGCGCCCGGCGCGGCCGAACCCGTGCTGGCGCTCCTGGAACACTTCATGGACGAGGTGGAGGCCCACCTGGACGGCAAGGGCTGTCCCTTCAGCGCCCAGCCCGCCCTGCCCTGGCGGGGCGAACCCCAGCGGGTGTTCACCTGGCCCGGCGAGCCCGAGGGGGCCTGCCCCGGCGCGCGCCCCAGACCCAAACCCAGGCGGATCGTCTCATGCCCGATCTGATCATCGACGGACTCAAGGTGAGCGTCCCGACGGGGACGCTGGTCATCGACGCGGCCGAGCGCCTGGGCGTCATGATCCCGCGCTTCTGCTACCATCCGGCCCTGGGCGGCGTGGGCTCCTGCCGTATGTGCGCCGTGATGTTCGCCGACGGACCCGTGAAGGGTCTGCGCATGAGCTGCATGGTCAAGGCCCAGGACAAGATGGTGGTGGACACCGGACACCCCGAAGTGCTGGAGTACCGTGAGCACATCGCCAAGCTGCTCATGCTCCACCACCCGCACGACTGCCCGGTCTGCGACGAGGGCGGCCACTGCCTGCTCCAGGACACCACCATCTCCTGCGGCCATTCCCTGCGCGCCTTCCAGGGCAGGAAGCGCACCTACCGCAACCAGGACCTGGGCCCCCTGGTGGCCCAGGAGATGAACCGCTGCATCCACTGCTACCGCTGCGTGCGCTACTACCAGGAGTTCGCGGGCGGCCGCGACTTCGGGGCGCGGCGCATCGCCGGCGGCGTGAGCTACGGCCGCTACCAGGAAGGCGCGCTCGTGAGCGTCTTCGCGGGCAACCTGACCGAAATCTGCCCCACCGGCGTCTTCACCGACAAGCCCTCGCGCCATCAGGCCCGCCACTGGGACCTGGAGCGCGCCCCGGGCGTGTGCCTGCACTGCAGCCTGGGCTGCTCCGTGGAGGTGGACGCCCGCTACCGCCGCGTGGTGCGCATCGAGGCCCGCTACAACCCCGAAGTGAACGGCCACTTCATCTGCGACCGGGGACGCCACGGCTACGAATACGCAAGCCTGCCCCAGCGGCCCCGCCAGGCCCTGGTGGACGGCGCTCCCGCCCCCATGGACCAGGCCCTGGACGAGGCCGCGCGCCGCCTGCAGGCCGTCACGGCGGCCCACGGACCGGGCGCGGTGGCGGCCCTGGGCTCCTCGCGCCAGAGCCTGGAGAGCCAGGCCGCCCTCAAGCTCCTGGCGGCCCGGGCCGGATGGCCCGCCCCGGAGTTCACCACGGGCAGCCACCGCAAGCGCAACATGCTCTCGGCCGTGCGCGGCCTCTCGCCGGAACTGCGCGTCTCCCTGGCGGACATCGCCCGGGCCGACGCCGTGCTGGTGGTGGGCGCGGCCCCCCTCTCCGAGGCCCCCATGCTGGCGCTCTCCCTGCGCCAGGCGGCCCGCAAGGGCGCTGCCGTGGCGGTGATCGACCCCCGGCCCGTGGAGCTGCCCCTGCCCTTCACGCACATCCCCTCCCGACGCCACGACATGGAAGCCGCCCTGGGGGCCGTGCTGCGCCGCGCCTTCCCCGACCCAGCCGACGAGGAGCGCGCCTTCCTGGAGGCCTTCACGGGCGAGATGCCCGAGGCCCACGCAGCACCCGGCTGGGAGGCCTTCGCCGATCAGCTGGGCCGCGCGGCCTTCCCGGTGGTGGTCTGCGGCTCGGACATCGTGCGCCTCTCCACCCCGGACCTGCTGGCCGGCGCCGCCGAACTGATGCGCCGACGCCTGGGCCGGGCCGGGTTCTTCCCGGTGCTGGCCGGGGCCAACGCCTTCGGCGCGGCGCTCATGAACACCAACGAGGAGACAAGCTTCGACGACGTGCTGGAAGGCATCGAGTCCGGGCGCGTCAAGGCCCTGGTCTGCCTGGAGGCCGACCCGGTGGGACGCTTCGCCGCCAGCTCGCGCGCCTTCGACGCCCTCTCCCGCCTGGAACTGCTGGTGGCCGCGGACTGCCTGCCCTCGCGCACCATGGCTCGCGCCCACGTCTTTCTCCCCACCCGCACCGTCTTCGAGGCGGGCGGGCACTACGCCAACCAGGAGGGCCGCATCCAGCGGGCGTACCCGGCCCACGCCTGCGGCACGCCCCTGGCCCAGTCGCTGGAGCGCGGCCATCCCTCCCACGACTTCGCCCTCCAGGCCCCGGGATCGGCCCCCCTGGCAGCCCCCGACCTGGCCCTGCGCCTGATGGATGCCCTGGGGCTGGACCCGGCTCCCGCCGCATCGGACGCCTGGAGCCTCATGGCCTCGGCCCTGCCCTGCCTGGAGGGCCGCCTCCCGGACGAGCCGGGCTTCCTCTGCTCCCCGCCCGGCATCGGGCTCGCGGCCAGGCCCTCGCCCGTGCCGGAGAACCTGGCCGTCGACCTGCTCATCACGGAGCAGGCCTTCGGCACGGAAGAGCTTTCCAGCTACGGGTCCATCCTCAAGGCCCTGGCCCCGCACCCGCAGGTGGTGCTCCACGAGGAGGACGCCGCCACCATCGAGCTGCGCCAGGACGAGCAGGTCCACCTGGCCTGCGCCATCGGCGACGCCCACTGCTTCGTACGCATGGCCGCCAACATGGCCCGCTCCACGGTGGTGGTGCCGCGCAGGCCCGACTCCGGCTGGCAGTCCGCCGTGGCCCGGGGGTACATCGTGGAGCTTTCCCACCTCGAAAAACGGGGCGAGGGCTCCGGGGAGGAGGCGTCATGACCCTTGTCCTCGCGGGATGGGCCGTGCTCCTGGCCAAGATGGTGGTGCTGCTGGCCCTGGTGCTCGCGGGCGCGGCCTACCTGGTGCTCGTGGAGCGCAAGCTCCTGGGGAGGCTCCAGCAGCGCTTCGGCCCCAACCGGGTTGGCCCCTTCGGCCTGCTCCAGCCCCTGGCCGACGGCGTGAAGGCCCTCCTGAAGGAAGACCTCGTGCCCCAGGGCGCGGACCGCTTCCTCTTCCTGGTGGTGCCGGGCCTGCTGCCCCTGGCGGCCATCCTGGCCTTCGCGGTGGTGCCCTTCGGGTCGGACCTGACCTTCATGGGCCAGAAGGTCCCGCTGGTGCTGGCCGACCTGGACGTGGGCCTGCTCTTCGCCCTGTCGCTCTCCTCGGTGGGCGTCTACGCCCTGGCCCTGGGCGGCTGGGCCTCCAACAGCAAATACAGCCTCCTGGGCGCGGTGCGCGGCATCGGCCAGATGATCAGCTACGAACTGCCCCTGGGCCTCTCCCTGGTGCCCATCGTGATGCTGGCCGGAACCATGAGCCTCACGGGCATCGTGGCCGCCCAGGCCGACCTGCCCTTCATCGTGCTGCAGCCCGCCGCCTTCGCGCTCTTCTTCATTTCAGCCCTGGCGGAAATCAAGCGCGTGCCCTTCGACCTGGCCGAGGCAGAAAACGAACTCCAGGCCGGATTCCACATGGAATACTCCGGCATGCGCTTCGCCCTGTTCTTCCTGGGCGAATACGTGAACATGATCTTCCTGGGCGCGCTGGCCGCCGTGTTCTTCCTGGGCGGCTGGCACGGGCCGTGGCTGCCGCCCATGGCCTGGATGCTCCTCAAGACGGCCGTGATGCCCGTGCTGCTCATCTGGATCCGCGCCACGCTGCCGAGGCTTCGGCCGGACCAGCTCATGCGCCTGTGCTGGGTGTGGCTGGCCCCCCTGGCGCTTCTGAACATCGTGGCCACCGGGGCGATCATGCTCCTGAGAGGTTGACCCATGGGCTCCAACGACTCCCTCCTGGGCAAGGCCTTCAAAGGCACGGCGGGCATCCTGCGCCCCTTCGCCGTGACGGCCTCCCATCTCTTCCAGGGAACCATCACCGAGGAATACCCCGACTACAAACGCCCCCTGCCCGAACGGGCCAAGGGCCGCATCGTGCTCACCCGCAGCCCGGACGGCGAGGAGCGCTGCGTGGCCTGCCAGCTCTGCTCGGCCGTGTGCCCCGTGAGCTGCATCTCCATGCAGTCCGAGGTGCGCGCCGACGGACGCCGCCAGGCGGCGTGGTTCCGCATCAACTTCGGGCGCTGCATCTTCTGCGGGATGTGCGAGGAGGCCTGCCCCACCCTGGCCATCCAGCTCACGCCGGACTTCGAGATGTCCACCGACGACCCGCTCAAGCTGGTCCATGAAAAAGCGGACCTCCTGGTGGACCACGGCGGACGAGACCCCGACTACGACTTCTACCGCCATGCCGGCGTGGCCGTGGGCCGCGACCCCGGCACGCACCCCGACGAGGAGCCCCCCGTGAACCCCAGGAGCAACTTCCCGTGAGCCCAGGCAACCGCAACCCCCTGGCCGGAGCGCGTCCATGAGCCTCACCCAGTTTCTCTTCTACCCCCTGGCCGCCGTGATCGCCGTCTCCACGGCCCTGGCCGTGACCCGGCGCGAGCCCGTGCACGCCGTGGTCTACCTGGTGGTCTCCTTCTTCGCCACGGCGGTGCTCTTCGCCCTTTTGGGCGCGCCCCTGGTGGCGGTGCTCCAGATCATGGTCCCGGCCGGGGCCGTGATGGTGCTTTTCCTCTTCGTGATCATGCTCCTGGGCTCGGAGCTCTCCAAACCCCGCCCGGCCTCGCCCTTCCGCTGGGGCGTGCCCGCGATCCTGGCCCTGGCCGTGGCGGTGTGCGGGCTTCTGCTCCTGAGCGACGCCCCGGAGGCGGCCTCGCCCCTGGCCATGGCCAAGGCCTCGGCCCGGGAACTGGGCACGTTCGTCTACGAACACTACTGGCCCGCCGTGGAGGGCATTTCGGTGCTCTTCTTCGTGGCCCTGGCCGGGGCCTGCTTCCTGGTGAAGGACTTCAGGCCCGCGAAGGCCGGGGAGGACAGGCCATGACCACCGCCCCCATGGAACACGTGCTGGCCCTGGCCCTGATCCTCTTCGCCATGGGCGCGTTCTGCGCCCTGGCGCGGCGCAACCTGATCCTGATCCTCCTGGGCGTGGAGGTGATGCTCAACGCCTGCACCATCGCCCTGGTGGGCGCGTCGCTCAAGTGGCAGGCCCTGGGCGGGCAGGCTTTCGCCCTGGTGCTCATGGCGCTCACTGCGGCCGAGGCGGCCGTGGGTCTGGCCCTGTTCGTCCACGTTCGCAAGCGGGCGGGGACGCTTGATTCCTCCCGCTTCGACACCATGAGGGGGTGAGACCATGAAGACCCTGGCCCTGCTCACCCTCGCGCCGCCCCTGCTGGGCGGAATCATCCTGGCCGTGGCCGGGCGCGACCTGCCCCGGCGCACCTGCGAGACGCTGGCCTGCCTCGCGGTGCTGGCCTCCTTCGCGGCCTCCGCGGCGGCGTGGTTTCTCTTCCCCGGCGGGCGCGAGGTGGTCCACCTGGCCCCCTGGTTCCAGGCCGGCGCCGTCACGGCGTCCATCGACGTGCTCTACGATCCGCTCTCGCTCAT
This sequence is a window from Fundidesulfovibrio magnetotacticus. Protein-coding genes within it:
- the nuoH gene encoding NADH-quinone oxidoreductase subunit NuoH; its protein translation is MTLVLAGWAVLLAKMVVLLALVLAGAAYLVLVERKLLGRLQQRFGPNRVGPFGLLQPLADGVKALLKEDLVPQGADRFLFLVVPGLLPLAAILAFAVVPFGSDLTFMGQKVPLVLADLDVGLLFALSLSSVGVYALALGGWASNSKYSLLGAVRGIGQMISYELPLGLSLVPIVMLAGTMSLTGIVAAQADLPFIVLQPAAFALFFISALAEIKRVPFDLAEAENELQAGFHMEYSGMRFALFFLGEYVNMIFLGALAAVFFLGGWHGPWLPPMAWMLLKTAVMPVLLIWIRATLPRLRPDQLMRLCWVWLAPLALLNIVATGAIMLLRG
- a CDS encoding complex I 51 kDa subunit family protein, translating into MAEPVLFKHRRGRRHASLEDYVADGGYEGLKKALASMAPAQVIQEVLDSGLRGRGGAGFPAGRKWGGVPPDGEHPRYMQCNADEMEPGTFKDRLIINADPHLLLEGMALGAYAIGASKGIIFIRPSYELEAELLTLEIERAREANFLGRNILGTDFSFDIIVHRSAGRYICGESGAQQRAVMGVRPNPIETGYRSAVRGLWNKPTVVNNVETLAHVPGIVRNGAAWFKGLALTPGGDGTKLFPVSGMVANPGCFELPSGVTLREIIFTHADGMLPGKRFKAALPGGTSTKFIPERLLDMPMDFQSMREQGYRLGTGAVIVFDQDTCLVAATLNMMHYFARESCGWCTPCRDGLPLVLDLLGRIEEGSATREDVAELGRTVAFMDHANCAFAPGAAEPVLALLEHFMDEVEAHLDGKGCPFSAQPALPWRGEPQRVFTWPGEPEGACPGARPRPKPRRIVSCPI
- a CDS encoding NADH-quinone oxidoreductase subunit J family protein, with amino-acid sequence MSLTQFLFYPLAAVIAVSTALAVTRREPVHAVVYLVVSFFATAVLFALLGAPLVAVLQIMVPAGAVMVLFLFVIMLLGSELSKPRPASPFRWGVPAILALAVAVCGLLLLSDAPEAASPLAMAKASARELGTFVYEHYWPAVEGISVLFFVALAGACFLVKDFRPAKAGEDRP
- the nuoI gene encoding NADH-quinone oxidoreductase subunit NuoI, whose translation is MGSNDSLLGKAFKGTAGILRPFAVTASHLFQGTITEEYPDYKRPLPERAKGRIVLTRSPDGEERCVACQLCSAVCPVSCISMQSEVRADGRRQAAWFRINFGRCIFCGMCEEACPTLAIQLTPDFEMSTDDPLKLVHEKADLLVDHGGRDPDYDFYRHAGVAVGRDPGTHPDEEPPVNPRSNFP
- a CDS encoding NADH-quinone oxidoreductase subunit B/C/D; the encoded protein is MGRAGEEMMRPPQPNAVDLAVDWCRANSLWPFFFGLSCCFVEEATAFTSRYDIARFGSEVFRGSPRQSDVLIVSGTIFKKVAPAVLRLYEQMAGPKWVISMGSCSNTGGMYDVYSVVQGVDQILPVDIYVPGCPPRPEALLHGLMALQERVKRERPLRPLLGLPGGVQGGRTEHLVDGVSKSMDTRGPGFAGSLARGTAAAPPHFEGNRSRLMWTPPAARIEVTQRDRTLAETLAERFGPGIEQQEPVSDMLTLSVPREKAHDVLAFLKTRPRSPYRRLEDVTAVDESARQSREGRPDFHLVYTLLNFREAARLRLKVPLAKDGPAPDSVTDLWESADWYEREVHDMFGVGFAGHKRLRPLIAPPNWPGHPLLKGHPRRATLMKPFTREDLPALEPVDALELLGRPLDDEEMLLNFGPHHYGTHGVMRYVLALHGETINAMDIEIGYHHRGVEKIAEHQHWHQFIPYTDRVDYLSGVANNLSYVMAVEQLAGIRVTDRAWAIRVMLCEFFRLSNHLLFYGTLVQDLGQMSAIFYSFREREMVLDIIETITGGRLHPSWLRLGGVAQDLPAGWKDMVDRFIKVFPARIKTYEALFKDNPIFEARTKGVTAVTREQAMDWGISGPNLRACGVDWDLRKKMPYGPYPSLNFDVPTGTTGDCHDRYLVRMEEMRQSLRIIEQIAADMPPGPVASPDSRYCLPDKARSLKDIESVIHHFVNVSRGPTMPRGECYHATEAPRGEQGYYVVSDGLTTPYRLHIRSPGYANVQAARFFTPGHTIPDLVATLASLDYILPDIDR
- the nuoG gene encoding NADH-quinone oxidoreductase subunit NuoG translates to MPDLIIDGLKVSVPTGTLVIDAAERLGVMIPRFCYHPALGGVGSCRMCAVMFADGPVKGLRMSCMVKAQDKMVVDTGHPEVLEYREHIAKLLMLHHPHDCPVCDEGGHCLLQDTTISCGHSLRAFQGRKRTYRNQDLGPLVAQEMNRCIHCYRCVRYYQEFAGGRDFGARRIAGGVSYGRYQEGALVSVFAGNLTEICPTGVFTDKPSRHQARHWDLERAPGVCLHCSLGCSVEVDARYRRVVRIEARYNPEVNGHFICDRGRHGYEYASLPQRPRQALVDGAPAPMDQALDEAARRLQAVTAAHGPGAVAALGSSRQSLESQAALKLLAARAGWPAPEFTTGSHRKRNMLSAVRGLSPELRVSLADIARADAVLVVGAAPLSEAPMLALSLRQAARKGAAVAVIDPRPVELPLPFTHIPSRRHDMEAALGAVLRRAFPDPADEERAFLEAFTGEMPEAHAAPGWEAFADQLGRAAFPVVVCGSDIVRLSTPDLLAGAAELMRRRLGRAGFFPVLAGANAFGAALMNTNEETSFDDVLEGIESGRVKALVCLEADPVGRFAASSRAFDALSRLELLVAADCLPSRTMARAHVFLPTRTVFEAGGHYANQEGRIQRAYPAHACGTPLAQSLERGHPSHDFALQAPGSAPLAAPDLALRLMDALGLDPAPAASDAWSLMASALPCLEGRLPDEPGFLCSPPGIGLAARPSPVPENLAVDLLITEQAFGTEELSSYGSILKALAPHPQVVLHEEDAATIELRQDEQVHLACAIGDAHCFVRMAANMARSTVVVPRRPDSGWQSAVARGYIVELSHLEKRGEGSGEEAS
- the nuoK gene encoding NADH-quinone oxidoreductase subunit NuoK; this translates as MTTAPMEHVLALALILFAMGAFCALARRNLILILLGVEVMLNACTIALVGASLKWQALGGQAFALVLMALTAAEAAVGLALFVHVRKRAGTLDSSRFDTMRG
- the nuoE gene encoding NADH-quinone oxidoreductase subunit NuoE; translation: MLPDELEKTLDGFVHHADHLREAAVDVLYALQNHYGYLCDEALEEAGRRLDMTPAEVEELATFYDFLYREPVGRYVIHVCDGVVCWMHRVDGVFRHLQDVLGIEVGGTTPDGMFTILPTACIGDCQNAPGMLVNGKYYGRLTNEKIDEILARLREHGEEIVVCR